In Nitrospira sp. MA-1, the genomic window CGACAGGGCCGGTCGGTGGTCACCGTGTTGGCCGGCAGGGGATTTAAACGGTGTGTCGATGGGACCTATCGAGTAAGACCAGATTCCCGTGAGGATCATGAGTTGTTGCTTCGAGAATTGACCAGCCGGAATCACCTTCCATCCTGTCTCCTGCATGCCTGGACCATCGGGGATGAATTGCAAGAAACAACTGCTACCGGGCGACTCCAGGTGACACAAGAAAGAGGATTTCTCCATTTGCTCATTCTTGCGCAAATTTTCGGATGCCGGCGCACGGCTCGACTCTCGATCCTCGTCCTTTCTCAAGGGTTGCATGATGTCACGGGCCAGGAATCATTACGTCCTGAACAGGCCACCGTGCTGGGAGCCTGTCGTGTCATTCCACAAGAGTATCCGGGCGTGACATGCGGTGTGATCGACCTGGAACAAGTTGCTACGGAGACGCCATTTTTCGATGAAATTTGTGAACGGCTCATCGAGGAAGTCTCCAATCTTGATGCTGAGACGGTCGTGGCCTACCGAGGTGGACATCGATGGGTACAGACGTTTGAGCCACTCATCCTTGCAGAAAGCGATACAGATACTTCTCTGCTGTGGGAGGAAGGGGTGTATCTCATTACGGGCGGTTTGGGCGGGGTGGGACTCTGCCTTGCCGAGTATCTCATTCGTACGGTGCATGCGCGGGTGATTTTGACGAGTCGGACCCTCCCGACTCCTGAGCAGCGTGAGCGTGTGGCCGGCCTGGCGCAATCGGGCGATCGCGTTCTGGTTCTTCAGGCCGATGTCGCTGATCCTGTGCAAATGCAGGGAGTGATTGATGAAGCCCTTCGACAGTTCGGCCGAATTCATGGGGTGTTTCATGCAGCGGGAATCGCCGGCGGCGGACTTCTGGAGCTGAAAAACCCGGAATCCGTATGGAATGAATTTCGTCCAAAGGTTTCCGGAGCCTTGGTGCTGGAAGAGGCGTTTCGCGATAGGCAACTTGATTTTGTGATGTTCTGTTCGTCCCTGACGGCTGTGGTTGGAGGGGTGGGCCAGGCGGCCTATTGCGCGGCCAACGCCTTTCTGGATGCCATGGCACATGCCAGCACGAAAAAAGGAACACGCGTCATCTCTGTGAATTTCGATCGATGGAAACAGGTCGGTATGTCGGTTGCAGCGGAAGAGTGGCTCAAGACCTTGCAGGTCCCTGAAGAGGATTTGGATGGCATGACTCCGCAGGAAGGTCAGGACGTGGTCCACCGAATTCTTTGCGGGCCGAACCTCCCGCAGGTTGCCGTGTCCATCCGTGATCTGCCGACAGTGGTCGCTTCCGTTACGCGGATTTCGTTGACGCCATCACAGATGAGGCAGGCAACGACTCCGTCTGTCATCGGAGGCGCCACGGAGTCCTTGGAACAAGAGGTGGCAGACTTGTGGCAACAGATTCTGGGCACCGGACGTGTGGGGCTTGAGGATGATTTTTTCCGGGTGGGGGGCGAATCCTTGAGCGCCCTTCAGCTGTTGAATCGTGTTCAAGAGCTTTTTGGTATCGAGCTGTCGCTCCGCGAATTCTTTGATGCACCGACGGTTTCGGGATTGGTCAAGCAAATTCGCGCGGCGCGAGCCACCGGAGCACAGCAAGAGCCGAAAATTGTTCCCATTCCTCGTCAAGCCCGACGATTGCGGGGGGCTTCGGTATGAGATCGACTGCGGTGTGGCAGCCGCGAAGGAACGAATTCAGATGAACTTGATCAGATTTTTGATACGCAGTTCCTGGCAATTGCTGCTGGGTTCCATTCTGGCCGGTGTGGTGAGCGGGCTTGCCGGAGCCGGAATTATTGCGGTCATCCATAGGGGAATGAACGGGACCGATTGGTCGTCCATGCTTGCCTGGAGTTTTCTGGCCCTCGCGGTACTGGTCGCCGTGACCAAAGCCCTGTCGGAAATTCTGCTGACCAGGTTGGGCCAACGCACCATTTCAGAGTTACGAATGCAGCTGAGTCGACGCATTCTGCATGCCCCGCTCCGTCAGTTTGAGGAACTGGGTTCACATCGGTTGCTCGCTGCCTTGAGCGACGACACGGACGTTATCGCGCAGGCCTATGTCCAGTTGCCGCTTATCTGCGTCAATCTCGCGACGACGATCGGCTGTCTTGCATACTTGGGATGGCTATCCTGGCCACTGCTGATTCTCGTTCTGGCATTTATGGCACTCGGGAGCATGACGTTCAATCTGCAGGAACAGCGCGCATTGCAATATTTCAAACAAGCACGAGAGACCAACGATGCCCTGTTCGGACATTTCCGTTCCATCATGGCCGGGATCAAAGAACTCAAGTTGCATCGGCCGCGGCGGGAGGCGTTTCTCGAAACATTGCTTCAGCGAACTGTGAGGGAGTATCAGCGGGACTTTGTCGGGGGCATGACGGTGTATTCCATCGCGTCCAGTTGGGGAACGTTTCTCTTCTATGCCGTCATCGGCGTCATCCTCTTCCTCTGGCCGTCATGGCGTGACCTGCCTATTGAGACTGTGGTCGGCGTCACTCTGGTCCTGTTGTACATGATGGGTCCGTTTGCGCAGATTATAGAATTGTTGCCGGGTGTCGGTCGCGCGAATATCGCTCTGAAGAAAATTGAGGCGCTGGGCCTGTCGTTGGCTGCCTCTGCCACGAATCTTACTGGTGAAGCCGTTTCCGGCCCAGCGATTGAACTCGATCCCAGTGGCTGGCGGTGTCTGGAATTATCAAACGTCACGCATCGGTATTATCGCGAGGGAGAGGATTCCAGTTTTACTGTGGGTCCGATCAATTTAAGTTTTTCTCCCGGTGAAGTGACGTTTCTCATCGGCGGAAACGGAAGCGGTAAGACCACGCTGGCGATGTTACTGTTGGGTCTCTACACACCTGAGTCTGGAACGGTTTGCCTCGACGGTGTCCCGATCGAGGACGCCAATCGTGAAGCCTATCGACAATTGTTTTCAACGGTATTCTCGGATTTCTGTTTATTTGATTCCCTGCTGGGTCTCCAGAGAGACGATCTGGATGCGGAGGCTCTTATGTATTTGGAACGATTGCAACTCCGGTCCAAGGTACAAATCGAGCAAGGCGCCTTCTCGACCCAGGCGCTTTCTCAAGGACAACGGAAACGACTGGCGCTGTTGACGGCCTATGTTGAAGACCGGCCGTTTTACGTGTTCGATGAATGGGCAGCCGATCAGGACCCGCTGTTTCGAAAAGTGTTTTACACGGAGCTTCTTCCGGATCTGAAGGCACGGGGCAAGACGGTTTTCGTCATTACGCATGACGACCAATATTTTCCGTTGGCCGATCGGTGCATTCGAATGGATTACGGAATGATCGTGGATGTCGCCGCACAATCCACGATTTGCAGCGAGCAGGATTTTGCATTGTCTCAATCCACGGGGTCCGGAGTGGCCGGGAACCCAGTACGGGCGGGTTCTTTATTCAAGGAGGATCAAGTATGACGGTTCATGTCGATGAAATATGGGAATCCATTGCGACCGGTCAAACTGCCCGGATAGAACATCTGGGCGCCAATCCCTATCTGGAGCGGCAAGCGCTGAGAGAGTCGAGTGCACGCAGTTACCCGCGCCGGCTGCCACTGGCGCTCAAGAAGGGGAAGGGCATCTATGTTCAAGATCACGAGGGGCGGACCTATATTGATTGTCTGGCCTGTGCCGGGGCATTGGCTCTTGGCCACAATCATCCTGTCGTTGTCGAGGCGATCAGCCGGATGCTGCGGGACGAACTTCCGTTTCAGACGCTGGATTTGACCACGCCGGTCAAAGACCGCTTTGTGGAGAAAGTGTTTGAGTGTTTGCCGAAGGAATTTGCCGATGGTGCGAAAATTCAATTCTGTGGACCATCCGGGGCCGATGCGGTCGAGGCGTCGATCAAACTGGTGAAGATCGCGCGTGACCGACGGACGATCCTGGCATTTCAAGGGGCCTATCATGGGATGACGCATGGCACGCTGGGACTGACAGGCGATCTGGGCCCGAAAAGAGCCATCAGCGGGCTCATGGCTGATGTCCATTTTCTACCCTATCCCTATGCCTATCGTTGCCCGTTCGGTGTGGGAGGCGAAGAGGGGCATCGTCTCTCCAGTGCGTATATTGAGCGGCTCCTTGACGATCCCAACAGCGGTATCGTGGAGCCGGCCGGGATGATCCTGGAGGTAGTCCAGGGGGAGGGCGGAGTTATTCCGGCGTCGCTGAGCTGGCTTCAGGAAATCCGCCGTATTACTCGAGAGCGCAACATTCCCTTAATTGTCGACGAAGTTCAAACAGGCCTCGGTCGAACGGGGACCCTGTTTGCGTTCGAACAGGCGGGCATTGTGCCGGACGTCGTTGTCTTGTCCAAAGCGATCGGCGGCGGATTGCCGTTGAGCGTGGTGGTCTATCGGCCTGAATTGGATCGATGGACGGCAGGGGCGCATGCAGGCACCTTCAGGGGTAATCAAATGGCGATGGCGACCGGGGAGGCCACGATTGATTTTATTTGCCGCGAGCAGGTGGCATTGCATGCCGCCAGAATGGGCGAACGGCTGATGAGCAGCTTGAAACGAATACAGGGTGACTCACGGAGTCTCGGCGATGTGCGGGGTCGAGGTTTGATGGTGGGTGTGGAAGTTGTCGACACCAACAAGTCCTCGGATAAGTCCGGGGGGTTCGCTGCTGCGCCGGCTATCGCGAGCAAGATCCAGAACGAAGCCTTGCGGCGAGGACTGATACTGGAACTGGGCGGGCGGAATAACAGTGTTGTGCGGTTTCTTCCTCCCTTGATCGTCACAACGGAACAGATCGATACGATCTCGACAATTTTCTCAGAGGCCGTCTCGGCGGCGGAGCGGGATTAATCGACATGACGCCTTTTCGTGTGGTGGCGATTGTCACTGTTGTCATTGTGGCAGCTGCGGGTGGATGGAGCGTGCTGGTGCTGCGCGCCTCCCTCCCGGTTTTGGACGGCGACGTGAAGATAGGAGGAATACAGGCGCCCGTGACCGTGACGTTTGACCCACAAGGCATTCCCACGATCATCGCCGCATCACGATTGGATGCGCTACGGGCGCTGGGGTTCGTGACGGCGCAGGACCGCCTCTTTCAAATGGATGTATTGCGTCGAAGCAGTGCCGGACGGCTGGCCGAGGTGTTCGGGGAGTCGGTCGTGGATATGGACATCAAGCAACGAACGGTCGGGTTTACACAGGTGGCGGACGCCGTCATGAGCCGTATGCCCGAAGAGCAGAGATCGGCTTTGGAGGCTTACGCAGAAGGAGTCAATGCATTTCTCGACCAGATGGAGGGGCTTCCGGTCGAATGTGTGATGCTCGGTTACCGTCCGGAGATCTGGCGGCCGGCAGACAGTGTGCTGGTCGTATTGGGAATGTTTCAGGTGCTGAACGGATATGAGGAGGATGAACGCATGCGCACCGTCATGGGCAGCGTCCTTCCAGACGACGTTTTGGCCTTTCTCGTTCCTGCCGTCGATGCCTACACCGATAAGCTGCTGCGAGGCATTACATCACAGGCCGCGATGTCTCCTATCCCGGTGCAGACTCTGGCCACGATTCGGCGTCCCTTGGACCTGAGCCGGATATCCCGGGCGTCGATTGTCAATTCCGATAAACCCGTCGTGGGATCGAACGCCTGGGCAATCGGGGGATCCAGAACAACAGACGGCCGAGCCATTCTCGCCAACGATATGCATCTTGACGTGGCGGTTCCCAATATCTGGTATCGCGTCCAGCTTCAGTACGAGGACGTCGAGATGGCCGGCATTGTCGTGCCGGGAATTCCTGTGATGATCACGGGGTCGAACGGGTATGTCGCGTGGGGCTTGACCAATGTAGAAGGAGATTTTCTTGATCTCGTACAGGTGGAACTTAATCCTCGTAATGCGCAGGAATATGCGACTCCGGAAGGCTGGCGTTCCTTTACCACCCGTGGAGAAACGATTGTGGTCAAGGATGGAGATGACCGGCAGGTCGAGGTGAAGGAAACGCTCTGGGGGCCCCTGGCGTCCGAACCTTTGCTTGGACGACCGGTGGCAATTCGTTGGACCGCCCTTGATCCGGATGCAGTGGATGTGGGGTTGCTGCACCTGGATCGGGTCCGTTCTTTGGCGGAGGCGATCTCTGTGGTGAATCGCGCGGCCGGACCCGCAAACAATGTGCTGCTTGCGGATAGGGATGGTCACATTGCCTGGACCTATACAGGCAGGATTCCCATTCGCCATGGATTTGACGGTTCCGTCAGCCTTTCATGGGCGGATGGCCAGGCAGGATGGTCGGGATTCATCGAACCGGATCAGTTGCCGCGAATTGTGAACCCTCCGTCAGGATTTCTGGTGAATGCGAATCAACGCATGGTGGACGGCAACGACCCCTATGTGATCGGCCATTCATTTGCCGGCGGGTATCGAGCGTATCGAATTACTGAGCGCTTGCGCACCATGGTCCCGGCGCGTGAGCCGGACTTGTTCTCCATTCAACTGGATACGACGACGGAGATCTATGAGTTCTACCGGAGCCTGGCGTTAGAGTTGCTGAACCAGGCGGAGGTTCAGCAGAAACCTCATCTGTGGGAAGCCCATCGTGTTCTTGATGCCTGGAATGGAAAGGCTGATGCCGGGAGCATTGGAATTGGGCTATTGGCGGAATTTAGGAACTCGTTGGCGCGCTCGGTCTTTACACCATTTTTGGAAGAATGCCGTGAGAAAGACAAAGGTTTTGTCTATGACGGAAATCTGGATACCCCTTTGCGCGCCCTCCTGACTGCGCAAGTGCCTCAGCTTCTCCCGGATCAGGAGCACTTCACGGATTGGCATGACTTTCTTCTGCATGTGCTGGAGCAAAGCATTGAGGATCTGAAGGCCAGATATCATGTGGTGACCCTGAGTGAATTGACCTGGGGAACCATGAATCGGGTCGAGATGGTGCATCCGTTGGGGAATGCAATTCCGGGTTTGGGATATGTATTAAATATGCCGGAAGAAAAAATGCCCGGATGCAGCCAGTGTGTGCGAGTTATTAGCGGAAGTCTCACAGCCAGCCAGCGCATGGTGGTGTCTCCGGCTCATCATGAAGACGGAATATTTCATATGCCGGGCGGACAGTCGGGGCATCCGTTTTCACCTCACTACCGAGATCAGCAGCCCTACTGGAGTAAAGGCATTCCCACGCCATTGTTGGCAGGCCCGGTCACGCATCGACTTACATTGAGCCCTTTGCCGGGGCACACGTAACGGACGGAGCAACTTACGCGACGTCAGAGACTTTACCCTAACCATATAAGGAGGATTCATGGGAAACGACGAACAGGAAGATACGACAGTCTACAAAGTAGTGATGAACCATGAGGAGCAATATTCCATCTGGCCGTCCTATCGAGATAATCCTCTCGGATGGTCGGATGTGGGGAAAACCGGCCTCAAAGAAGAATGTTTGGACTATATCAAGGAGGTATGGACGGATATGCGTCCGTTGAGTTTGCGAAAGTGGATGGCCGAACAAGCTGAAAAAACGGGTTCTTCATGCTAACCGCTGCACGATCACAACCATGGATTGTCACCTGCCGTCCGACGTCGGGAGTCCGGTTGTTGTGTTTTCCGTATGCCGGTGGAGGGCCTTCGGTGTTTCGCGGTTGGGCGCAATATCTTTCGCCGGAGATTGAACTCTGTGCTGTCCAGCTGCCTGGGCGAGAGGCGCGGATGAAGGAGTTACCCATCGGAAATCTCAGGCGTTTGGTTGCCGAACTCACGGACGCTCTCGAACCGAGTCTGGACAGACCCGTTGCCCTATTCGGGCACAGCATTGGCGGACTGATTGCATTTGAACTCGCACGGGAGATACGGCGGCGCTATGCCATCGAACCGGTGCATCTCTTTGTCTCGGGATGTCCAGCGCCGCAGATCCGCGACAACGATCCACTGTTCGATCTACCGGAGGACGAATTTCTCGATCATATGCGGCGGTTCAATGGAACCCCACGGGAAGTGTTGGAACATCCGGAGATGATGCAACTTGTTCTTCCCGCGCTCCGTGCGGATTTTTCGCTCCGCGACACCTATGTGCATGTCGAGGAACCTCCTTTGCACTGTGCGATTTCGGTGTTCGGCGGCCTGGAGGACACTCGTGTAGGCACAGAGGAACTGGAGAAATGGAGAGCCCATACGTCCGAATCGTTTCAGATGTGCCTGTTCCAGGGCGGGCATTTCTTCTTACGGACCGCGCAAGCCGCCGTAGTGGAATCCGTTACCCGGACATTGCATCGGTATGGACGGTGACGGGGAATATGCGGGACCGACAGATTTTTATTTACATTGCTGCCGATCCAATTCGGATGGGTTTAGTGGAGTGAGAAGGAATCTACAATGATCCGGAGGTGCAGTTATGAACAATGATGGTCAAACGACTTGTACCATCCCGTCGCAGACCTGTGGGGATGGCGATCCGGCATCGATATTTTCAACTGGGCCGCTCGTCCCCGGAGTTCGTCTCCCGTTGTTGATGACGGCGCAGGAGGGACGGGATCTGGGCGAACTTTCAGCAGCTGCGCGTTGCGGTGCCGACGAGTTTTTGTCGATTCATGGGGGCGTGTTGTTTCGAGGATTACCGGTGGAATCGCCGTCGGACTTCGAATCCTTTGTGAAGGTCTTCACCCAATCGATGATCGCCTATGAATTCGGTTCTACGCCGCGCTCGCAGGTTCATCATCAGGTCTACACGTCGACGGAATATCCTTCGGATCAACATATTCCTTTGCACAACGAGCAGGCCTATACCACGGAATGGCCGATGAAGATCTGGTTTTACTGCGGCCAGCCGTCCGAGGAAGGCGGATATACGCCCATTGCCGACAGCCGGGAAGTGTTGACACGGATTCCGTCGCATATCCGGAAACGGTTTATCCGGAAAGGGGTCATGTATGTGCGTAACTATGGCAACGGGCTCGATGTGCCATGGCAAAAAGTGTTCAACACCGAGGATCGTGCCATCGTTGAGCAGTTCTGCCGGAAGAACGGGATCCTGTTCGAGTGGAAGCCGGATGGTGAACTGCGGACACGACAGATCGCGCAGGCGGTAGCGGTGCATCCCGTGACTCAGGAGGAGGTCTGGTTTAATCAGGCGCATTTGTTCCACGTCTCGAATTTGGAGCCGGACGTGCGCGAGGCACTTTTGTGCGCCGTGAGCGAGGACGAGCTTCCGCGGCATGTCTATTACGGAGACGGCACTTCCATCGAGACTGATGTATTGAATGAAATTCGCGATGTCTATCGTTGTCTCGCGGTTCAGTTCTCCTGGCAGAAAGGGGATGTGCTGATGCTGGACAATATGCTGGCGGCCCATGGGCGTACGCCCTACAAGGGAAATCGACAAATCCTGGTCGCGATGGCTGAGCCGTCAGGAGCGTTGCCCGAATGCCGCTGAACGAGGAAGCTACCCGAAGCGAGACGCTGCCAGATGAGAGCGTGGAGCCGGAGCACTATGTGTTCCCGATGAGCTTTGCGCAGCGTCGATTGTGGTTTCTGTCCCAACTGGAGCCGGAGAGTGCGTCCTACAACACCGCGATTGCCGTGCGGATGAAGGGCGTGCTTGATCGCCAGGCGGTGGAAGACTCATTCAACGACATCGTGACGCGACATGAGATACTGCGCTCGACGTTCGAGTCAGCGGACGGGGATCCCGTGCAGATCATCGCGGCACAGCGTGAAGTGCATCTCAAAGTGGTCACCATTCCCAGGAGCGATGACAGGATCGAACCTGCGATCGCCGCGGAGGCACAACATCCGTTTGATCTCATGCGCGGTCCATTGATTCGCTTGTGTTTGATGGAGAGACATGCTGAGGAGCACGTCCTGGTCGTCACCCTGCACCATATTGTGTGTGACGGGTGGTCTGCTCAAATCCTGGCGAGGGAATTCGCTGCGTTCTATGCGGCCAGAATAGCGGGCATGACCCCTTCCTTGCCCCCCTTGCCGATTCAGTATGCCGATTTCGGGGAATGGCAACGGCAGTGGATGCAAGGGGCGGTGTTGGAACGTCAGGTGGTCTATTGGAAGCAACAATTGAATGGTGATTTACCTGTCCTGGAAATCCCGACCGACCGGCCGCGAACGGCAATCCAGGCCTCGTCCGGAAGCCGGCATGTTTTTATGGTGCCTGAGGGGGTTGCGAAGGAATTAGTTGCCCTCAGCCGCCGGGAAGGCGTGACATTATTCATGACGTTGCTGGGGGCCTTTCAAGTGTTGTTGCTCCGGTATACGGGTATTGAGGATGTCTGCGTCGGGACGCCCGTCGCGTGCCGGACCAGACCAGAGACCGAGGATTTGATCGGTTTTTTCGCAAATACTCTTGTTCTACGCACCGATCTTTCTGGAAATCCGCCGTTTTCCCGGTTGCTGGCACGGGTGCGTGACGTGGTCATCGGTGCCCAAGCCCACCAAGACCTTCCCTTCGAAGAACTGGTGGATGTCCTGAAGCCTGCGCGAGCCTTGAGTCACCCGCCGCTGTTTCAAGTCATGTTCGTTCTCCAGACAACGCTGTCTCAAGCTATCCGGCTTCCCGGCCTTGCCGTCGAGGTGCAAGAAGTGGATGTGGCTTCTGCCAAGTTCGACCTGTCGCTCGACATGGCTGAAACGGAAAAGGGTTTGGAGGGGGCCTTCGAGTACAACACGGACCTCTTTGAGCCATCCACGATCCTCAGAATGACGGACCATTTGGTGCGGTTGCTTCAAGAGATTGTCGAGGGTCCCGAGAGGCGTGTACACGAATTGCGGTTCATGGCGCCATCGGAATGGCGTCACGTAGTGGCGGAGAGTCGCGATTTCGAATGCTGTCCATCTGTGGTGGATGGATATGCGGATATGTTCGAGGCGCAAGTCAAGAA contains:
- a CDS encoding cyclic peptide export ABC transporter — translated: MNLIRFLIRSSWQLLLGSILAGVVSGLAGAGIIAVIHRGMNGTDWSSMLAWSFLALAVLVAVTKALSEILLTRLGQRTISELRMQLSRRILHAPLRQFEELGSHRLLAALSDDTDVIAQAYVQLPLICVNLATTIGCLAYLGWLSWPLLILVLAFMALGSMTFNLQEQRALQYFKQARETNDALFGHFRSIMAGIKELKLHRPRREAFLETLLQRTVREYQRDFVGGMTVYSIASSWGTFLFYAVIGVILFLWPSWRDLPIETVVGVTLVLLYMMGPFAQIIELLPGVGRANIALKKIEALGLSLAASATNLTGEAVSGPAIELDPSGWRCLELSNVTHRYYREGEDSSFTVGPINLSFSPGEVTFLIGGNGSGKTTLAMLLLGLYTPESGTVCLDGVPIEDANREAYRQLFSTVFSDFCLFDSLLGLQRDDLDAEALMYLERLQLRSKVQIEQGAFSTQALSQGQRKRLALLTAYVEDRPFYVFDEWAADQDPLFRKVFYTELLPDLKARGKTVFVITHDDQYFPLADRCIRMDYGMIVDVAAQSTICSEQDFALSQSTGSGVAGNPVRAGSLFKEDQV
- a CDS encoding diaminobutyrate--2-oxoglutarate transaminase translates to MTVHVDEIWESIATGQTARIEHLGANPYLERQALRESSARSYPRRLPLALKKGKGIYVQDHEGRTYIDCLACAGALALGHNHPVVVEAISRMLRDELPFQTLDLTTPVKDRFVEKVFECLPKEFADGAKIQFCGPSGADAVEASIKLVKIARDRRTILAFQGAYHGMTHGTLGLTGDLGPKRAISGLMADVHFLPYPYAYRCPFGVGGEEGHRLSSAYIERLLDDPNSGIVEPAGMILEVVQGEGGVIPASLSWLQEIRRITRERNIPLIVDEVQTGLGRTGTLFAFEQAGIVPDVVVLSKAIGGGLPLSVVVYRPELDRWTAGAHAGTFRGNQMAMATGEATIDFICREQVALHAARMGERLMSSLKRIQGDSRSLGDVRGRGLMVGVEVVDTNKSSDKSGGFAAAPAIASKIQNEALRRGLILELGGRNNSVVRFLPPLIVTTEQIDTISTIFSEAVSAAERD
- a CDS encoding penicillin acylase family protein, which encodes MTPFRVVAIVTVVIVAAAGGWSVLVLRASLPVLDGDVKIGGIQAPVTVTFDPQGIPTIIAASRLDALRALGFVTAQDRLFQMDVLRRSSAGRLAEVFGESVVDMDIKQRTVGFTQVADAVMSRMPEEQRSALEAYAEGVNAFLDQMEGLPVECVMLGYRPEIWRPADSVLVVLGMFQVLNGYEEDERMRTVMGSVLPDDVLAFLVPAVDAYTDKLLRGITSQAAMSPIPVQTLATIRRPLDLSRISRASIVNSDKPVVGSNAWAIGGSRTTDGRAILANDMHLDVAVPNIWYRVQLQYEDVEMAGIVVPGIPVMITGSNGYVAWGLTNVEGDFLDLVQVELNPRNAQEYATPEGWRSFTTRGETIVVKDGDDRQVEVKETLWGPLASEPLLGRPVAIRWTALDPDAVDVGLLHLDRVRSLAEAISVVNRAAGPANNVLLADRDGHIAWTYTGRIPIRHGFDGSVSLSWADGQAGWSGFIEPDQLPRIVNPPSGFLVNANQRMVDGNDPYVIGHSFAGGYRAYRITERLRTMVPAREPDLFSIQLDTTTEIYEFYRSLALELLNQAEVQQKPHLWEAHRVLDAWNGKADAGSIGIGLLAEFRNSLARSVFTPFLEECREKDKGFVYDGNLDTPLRALLTAQVPQLLPDQEHFTDWHDFLLHVLEQSIEDLKARYHVVTLSELTWGTMNRVEMVHPLGNAIPGLGYVLNMPEEKMPGCSQCVRVISGSLTASQRMVVSPAHHEDGIFHMPGGQSGHPFSPHYRDQQPYWSKGIPTPLLAGPVTHRLTLSPLPGHT
- a CDS encoding MbtH family protein, translating into MGNDEQEDTTVYKVVMNHEEQYSIWPSYRDNPLGWSDVGKTGLKEECLDYIKEVWTDMRPLSLRKWMAEQAEKTGSSC
- a CDS encoding alpha/beta fold hydrolase, whose amino-acid sequence is MLTAARSQPWIVTCRPTSGVRLLCFPYAGGGPSVFRGWAQYLSPEIELCAVQLPGREARMKELPIGNLRRLVAELTDALEPSLDRPVALFGHSIGGLIAFELAREIRRRYAIEPVHLFVSGCPAPQIRDNDPLFDLPEDEFLDHMRRFNGTPREVLEHPEMMQLVLPALRADFSLRDTYVHVEEPPLHCAISVFGGLEDTRVGTEELEKWRAHTSESFQMCLFQGGHFFLRTAQAAVVESVTRTLHRYGR
- a CDS encoding TauD/TfdA family dioxygenase — encoded protein: MNNDGQTTCTIPSQTCGDGDPASIFSTGPLVPGVRLPLLMTAQEGRDLGELSAAARCGADEFLSIHGGVLFRGLPVESPSDFESFVKVFTQSMIAYEFGSTPRSQVHHQVYTSTEYPSDQHIPLHNEQAYTTEWPMKIWFYCGQPSEEGGYTPIADSREVLTRIPSHIRKRFIRKGVMYVRNYGNGLDVPWQKVFNTEDRAIVEQFCRKNGILFEWKPDGELRTRQIAQAVAVHPVTQEEVWFNQAHLFHVSNLEPDVREALLCAVSEDELPRHVYYGDGTSIETDVLNEIRDVYRCLAVQFSWQKGDVLMLDNMLAAHGRTPYKGNRQILVAMAEPSGALPECR